A single genomic interval of Roseomonas aeriglobus harbors:
- a CDS encoding penicillin-binding protein activator: MAEVAGTPQLRKLKQAVVLLGAALLSACAVVPRDVGPPPPPPPTTTAPRPTTPRPVTPALPEDAARHRVALLVPLSGANAAVGRSLANATQLALLDTRNEKVRITNYDTSGGAAAAAQRAIDEGAQLILGPLLAEDVRIVTPIARAARVPVLSFSNDVSVAGNGAYLLGYAPAQSIERVVDYARGTGITDFAGLVPAGTYGERASTAFLRAVEGAGGRVTGMQTYDRSAGSIANAVGRLTRASPFQAVLIADSAGTASLAVPALKRSAGSARVLGTELWNADTGIGGNAALNGAWFASVSNTLYRQYAGKYRARFGTAPYRLSSLGYDAVLLTVRIARDWRVGDRFPESRLTDRDGFAGLDGAFRFGRDGVAERALEVQEIRSGTTQTVSPAPAGFGGR; this comes from the coding sequence ATGGCGGAGGTGGCAGGCACACCGCAACTGCGCAAACTGAAGCAGGCGGTCGTTCTGTTGGGGGCCGCGCTGCTGAGCGCCTGCGCCGTGGTACCCCGCGACGTCGGCCCGCCCCCACCCCCGCCGCCCACGACGACAGCGCCACGTCCGACGACCCCGCGCCCGGTCACCCCGGCCCTGCCCGAGGATGCCGCGCGTCACCGTGTCGCGCTGCTCGTGCCGCTGTCGGGCGCCAATGCCGCGGTCGGGCGAAGCCTGGCCAATGCGACCCAGCTCGCACTGCTCGACACGCGCAACGAGAAGGTGCGGATCACCAATTACGACACCTCGGGCGGGGCGGCCGCCGCGGCCCAGCGCGCGATCGACGAAGGCGCGCAGCTGATCCTGGGCCCGCTTCTGGCGGAGGACGTTCGCATCGTCACGCCCATCGCGCGCGCCGCCCGCGTTCCGGTGCTCAGCTTCTCCAACGACGTGTCGGTGGCGGGCAACGGCGCGTACCTGCTCGGCTATGCCCCGGCACAATCGATCGAGCGCGTGGTTGATTACGCACGGGGTACGGGCATCACCGACTTCGCCGGGCTGGTGCCGGCCGGGACCTATGGCGAGCGCGCGTCGACCGCTTTCCTGCGCGCCGTGGAGGGCGCGGGTGGGCGCGTGACGGGCATGCAAACCTATGATCGCTCGGCCGGATCGATCGCCAATGCGGTCGGTCGCCTCACCCGCGCATCGCCGTTCCAGGCGGTGCTGATCGCCGATAGCGCCGGCACGGCGAGCCTGGCCGTTCCGGCGCTCAAGCGCTCGGCGGGTAGCGCGCGGGTTCTGGGAACCGAACTGTGGAATGCCGATACCGGCATCGGCGGCAATGCGGCGCTCAACGGCGCGTGGTTCGCCAGCGTGTCGAACACGCTGTATCGCCAGTACGCCGGTAAATATCGTGCGCGCTTCGGCACGGCGCCCTATCGCCTATCGAGTCTCGGGTATGACGCGGTCCTGCTGACCGTGCGCATCGCGCGCGACTGGCGGGTGGGGGATCGCTTCCCCGAGAGCCGGCTGACCGATCGCGATGGATTCGCAGGGTTGGACGGCGCCTTCCGCTTCGGCCGCGACGGCGTCGCCGAACGCGCGCTGGAGGTGCAGGAGATTCGGAGCGGGACGACGCAGACGGTATCGCCCGCGCCTGCCGGGTTCGGGGGGCGGTAG
- the rsmI gene encoding 16S rRNA (cytidine(1402)-2'-O)-methyltransferase yields MNAELSPGLYIVATPIGNLGDLSPRAAQVLANADVIAVEDSRVTAKLLQHIGAKRTMTPYHDHNAEAVRPGLVARMGADVVALVSDAGTPLISDPGYKLVRDARAAGHLVVTVPGPCAAIAALTLAGLPTDRFLFLGFLPPKAGARATAIAEVASVRATLILYESGPRLATTLAALSDGLGDREAGVAREITKRFEECVTGTLSELAARYADAPPKGEIVVIVAPPGEPAPPSEEDADTALREALTRLPVSKAAGEVAKRLGLDRRELYARAMELRDNQSPAPSGEALDLGS; encoded by the coding sequence ATGAACGCCGAACTATCCCCAGGTCTCTACATCGTCGCGACCCCGATCGGCAATCTCGGTGACCTGAGCCCGCGTGCGGCCCAAGTCCTTGCGAATGCTGATGTCATCGCCGTGGAGGACAGCCGCGTTACGGCCAAGCTGCTCCAGCATATCGGTGCCAAGCGAACGATGACGCCGTACCACGACCATAATGCGGAGGCCGTGCGGCCGGGGTTGGTCGCGCGGATGGGCGCAGACGTGGTGGCCCTGGTCAGCGATGCCGGCACGCCGCTGATTTCCGATCCCGGCTACAAATTGGTCCGCGACGCGCGCGCCGCTGGGCATCTCGTAGTGACGGTGCCGGGCCCCTGCGCGGCGATCGCGGCGCTGACGCTGGCGGGCCTGCCGACCGACCGGTTTCTGTTTCTGGGCTTCCTGCCGCCCAAGGCCGGCGCGCGCGCGACCGCCATCGCCGAAGTTGCGAGCGTGCGGGCGACCCTGATCCTCTATGAATCCGGGCCGCGGCTGGCAACGACGCTGGCTGCACTGTCCGACGGCCTCGGCGACCGCGAGGCCGGCGTCGCACGTGAGATCACCAAGCGGTTCGAGGAATGCGTGACAGGCACGCTGTCGGAGCTCGCCGCCCGCTACGCCGACGCGCCGCCCAAGGGTGAGATCGTGGTGATCGTCGCGCCGCCGGGCGAACCGGCACCGCCGAGTGAAGAGGACGCCGACACCGCACTGCGCGAGGCGCTGACGCGGTTGCCAGTATCGAAGGCGGCGGGGGAGGTGGCCAAGCGGTTGGGGCTCGACCGGCGCGAGCTCTACGCACGGGCAATGGAGTTGAGGGACAACCAAAGCCCCGCCCCTTCAGGGGAGGCGCTAGACCTTGGCTCGTGA
- a CDS encoding YraN family protein, producing MARDRQAAEAAGRRGERIAGWWLRLKGWRILDRRVRTPAGEVDLVARRGNLVAFVEVKTRATAAELDFAIDQRRLSRVAAAAEYLMPRYAGPQDDIRVDVLLLAKGAVPRHIENAWIG from the coding sequence TTGGCTCGTGACCGCCAGGCCGCCGAAGCCGCCGGCCGCCGCGGCGAGCGGATCGCCGGCTGGTGGCTGCGGCTGAAGGGCTGGCGCATCCTCGACCGCCGTGTGCGCACGCCGGCGGGCGAAGTCGATCTGGTTGCCCGGCGCGGCAATCTCGTTGCCTTCGTCGAGGTAAAGACCCGGGCGACCGCGGCCGAGCTCGACTTCGCGATCGACCAGCGGCGGCTGTCGCGGGTGGCCGCCGCGGCCGAATATCTGATGCCGCGTTATGCCGGACCGCAGGACGACATTCGCGTCGACGTGCTGCTGCTCGCGAAGGGCGCGGTGCCGCGGCATATCGAGAATGCCTGGATCGGGTGA